In the genome of Dasypus novemcinctus isolate mDasNov1 chromosome 30, mDasNov1.1.hap2, whole genome shotgun sequence, one region contains:
- the LOC139437905 gene encoding LOW QUALITY PROTEIN: vomeronasal type-2 receptor 116-like (The sequence of the model RefSeq protein was modified relative to this genomic sequence to represent the inferred CDS: substituted 1 base at 1 genomic stop codon) — CVKCADHQHANSERNHCLQKAVTFLAYGDPLGMVLFCTALCFSFLTAVILGVFGKHGDTPIVKANNRILSYILLISLKLCFLCSLLFIGRPNTAICILQEITFGIVFTEAVSTVLAKTVTVVLAFKVTAPGRRMKQYLVSGAPNFVIPICSLIXMTLCGIWFGTSPPFIDKDAHSEPGYIIIECNKGSATAFYCILGYLGCLALGSFTVAFLARNLPDTFNEAKSLTFSMLVFCSVWVTFLPVYHSTKGKVMAAVEIFSTLASSVGLLGCIFAPKCYISF, encoded by the coding sequence TGTGTGAAGTGTGCAGATCATCAGCATGCAAACAGTGAGAGAAATCACTGCCTTCAAAAAGCTGTCACCTTCCTAGCTTATGGAGACCCTTTGGGGATGGTTCTGTTCTGCACAGcactttgcttctctttcctcactgctgttattcttggggtctttgggAAGCACGGAGATACTCCCATAGTCAAGGCCAATAAcaggatcctcagctacatcctgctcatctccctcaagctctgcttcctctgctccttgctcttcatcgGTCGTCcaaacacagccatctgcatcctccAAGAAATCACATTTGGTATTGTGTTTACTGAGGCTGTGTCAACTGTCTTGGCCAAAACAGTCACTGTGGTTCTGGCATTCAAGGTCACTGCTCCCGGGAGAAGGATGAAGCAGTATTTGGTGTCAGGGGCACCTAACTTTGTTATTCCCATTTGCTCCCTGATCTAGATGACACTCTGTGGCATCTGGTTtggaacctctcccccattcatagATAAAGATGCACACTCTGAGCCTGGTTATATCATCATTGAGTGCAATAAGGGCTCAGCCACTGCCTTCTACTGTATCCTGGGATACCTGGGATGCTTGGCCCTCGGGAGCTTCACTGTAGCTTTCCtggccaggaacctgcctgaCACCTTTAATGAAGCCAAGTCCTTGACCTTCAGCATGTTGGTGTTCTGCAGTGTTTGGGTCACTTTCCtccctgtctaccacagcaccaaggggaaggtcatggcagcTGTGGAGATCTTCTCCACCTTGGCTTCCAGTGTTGGATTGCTAGGCTGCATCTTTGCCCCAAAGTGCTATATAAGTTTTTAA